A window from Mya arenaria isolate MELC-2E11 chromosome 9, ASM2691426v1 encodes these proteins:
- the LOC128245855 gene encoding putative nuclease HARBI1, which yields MICKYLLPSVIKWPNSEPRNAEIEHGFRSLKGFPGVIGAIDSSHIPIRTPKEHSESYINRKGFPSIILQAVCDSNLNFTDVYCGWPGSVHDARVLKNSPLFLETETDQNKKFPGNTHLIGDSAYGLSSWLVVPFKDYGNLNEKSRRFNYIHSSTRMCIERAFGALKGRFRRLKYVDLLEIDKIVNMILSCCALHQLCLYNLEDVKEYLREGLELNEEVNNYQDFMPRCKSAEIKRDHIKELLDK from the coding sequence ATGATATGTAAATACCTCCTACCATCAGTGATAAAATGGCCAAACTCTGAACCTAGAAATGCTGAAATTGAGCATGGATTTAGGAGTTTAAAAGGCTTTCCGGGTGTAATAGGTGCCATCGACAGCAGTCATATTCCTATCCGCACTCCCAAAGAACATTCTGAAAGCTACATTAACCGAAAAGGTTTTCCATCTATCATTTTGCAAGCAGTTTGTGACAGTAATCTGAACTTTACAGATGTCTATTGTGGTTGGCCTGGCTCTGTGCACGATGCCCGAGTACTGAAAAACTCGCCGCTATTCCTGGAAACTGAAactgatcaaaacaaaaagtttcCTGGCAATACCCATTTAATTGGAGATTCGGCCTATGGATTAAGCTCTTGGTTGGTGGTTCCTTTCAAAGATTATGGAAATCTTAATGAAAAATCAAGAAGGTTTAATTACATACATAGTTCAACCCGGATGTGCATTGAGCGTGCATTTGGTGCATTAAAAGGACGTTTTCGGCGGTTGAAATATGTTGACTTGCTCGAAATTGACAAGATCGTGAACATGATCCTTAGTTGTTGTGCCTTGCATCAACTTTGCCTCTATAACCTTGAAGATGTAAAGGAGTATCTTCGGGAAGGTCTCGAACTCAATGAAGAAGTCAACAACTACCAGGATTTCATGCCAAGATGCAAGTCAGCTGAAATTAAAAGGGATCACATCAAAGAGCTCTTGGATAAATGA